The following nucleotide sequence is from Drosophila simulans strain w501 chromosome 3L, Prin_Dsim_3.1, whole genome shotgun sequence.
GGTCTTTGTCCAGTGCGTTCTAGACGGCGCCCCTTTGCAGACGTGCGGCGATTCACAAAACGTTTGATCACAGACAAAATATACCAAATTATGCAATAAGTGCGTGAGTGTTCGTGAAGTGAAACGTGCtaaaaatgataataataataaaaccaaaagaaaataaatttaattaaatttataagaaTATTTCTGCCACCTGCAAAACAACATCCccttcaataaaaaaaaaaaattcaacatCGCCTGATGCcaatgaaattaataaattctgGCAATGTCACAgattaaggaaaatatttaaacgcaCCCATAGATCATCATTCCCAGTGGGGCGAGAAATGAAATGTTTCAAAATGTGATAGGAAATAATCGTTCCCAGGAATCAAGTCACAAAAGTGTTTTGTCATGCGaatttctgtttttctctGCCATCTCGACTGCTGACGCCATTAAATGCTTGTGGCCAGGAAAAAGCACAAACATAATACTTTTAAACAATGCTAAGGATTGAATAATGAGCCACGAGAGCAGAAAATTGACtggaaaattaattgccagcgGAAAGCCGCAACACAAGCCACTCGAAAAAGTTTGCAAAGTGCGGGCAGTGATACAATTTTAGTACCAGGCCAAAAgattgtgaaaaaaaatcattagtttatatattcttTCTTGAGTATATTCATTACGAGTATATTCATTCATTCTTGACCAAATTTAGCTCAGTGACGTACACTTCTCCAAAAAACGCACTGTTTATGCATATTAGTTGTTAATTAGCTACTCGCACTACAGGTAGTCCACGGAAATTAGGGGGCtggtataaataaatagaattatgGCCAATAACTCGAACGCACACGTGATATTATGGCTGAAATATTTACGATTCCTTTCGCTGCACAGATTATTTACTTATATCTATATTTCGTATTAGTATAATAAACAAGCTAGAGCTAATTTGACAGCTGAAAATTCCCAAATAAACACGAAAtataaatggaattttcatAAACATAACTTTGTTCTCAAGTTTTGTTTCGAATAGTTCATAGAAAAtggtgaaatatttttaatttacctGTTGTCTGTTGGATTTGGCAAAGCCATTGGCTCGGGGAAAACCACAACGTGccttattatttcatttatttcatttttccttCTTTCGATTTTCATATTCCCAAAAATGGCTGCCCCCATCGGCATTCGACTCGctttcctttgttttgtttcgtttcgtttcgcttcgtttggttttatttttttgcatttaaagcCAAAATAGATCCATTATTTTAATAGCCTACTTTAAAGTATTTCTAAAATCGAACAACGAGGAGTGCAAAAGACGCAGGTTGTGCGGTGTGCAGGTGTTTCTCGCTTTGTTCGAGTGCCGAATTATAAATACTTAAGTTTATATTCTTTGGGTATTTTTGTATCGTTTGTACTCGTCGGTGTGTAAGTTGAATTTTCAAGTGCCGCAGCCCCTGCATGACTAATGAGTACTTCATTAGCAGAGGGGTAGTAGCAACATGCCCACCCATCTGGACCACGTGACAATGTGCAGAATTTACGAGCTGCAGTTTTCCCTGTGGTAAACTGTGGCCAACTGTGGTCAACTGCAGCTGCGGAAGTGGCTTCTGTGGTTGCCTCCGAATGCTGCGAGTCCAGCATCGTGACCACCGGCGACTTATGGCCACAGTAAACACTGGCCAGATGGCACGGGGATATCAGGGCAGTCCGGaggcaatggcaatgccattaaaaacgGTGCTAAAAAGCCAGGCCAGGCACAAAGATATTCTCTGTAAAAATTTTCCCTTATGACAGGCGAACGAGCccgggaaaaacaaacagactggcagtggcagtgccaGTGATTTGATTGCTGTGCTGggtaaaatggaaattaaaattcaaataaatacataaaacgAGAGCTAACAAAAGTCATTCTTAAcgccataaattttcaagtagTTTTCCACGAAAATGCCACGCAATTTTCTTCTGCGCTcgttcatatttatttaagttctCATTCTGGTTTCGCTGTAACGAATGTAAATTGCCACACACTTTATCCGTTTACTTTTTatagttttcaatttgatttatgcgaaATTGCACAAGCCACGCGAGGGAGATatatatgtgtgagtgtgtggatTTAGTGATTCAGTCGAGATAGACAATCAGTTGGCACCTTCGTTAAGACGGATTTCCATGGcgcacgtggcgtatgcgcaatgctGGAACGGAACGTTCAACTGGCTGATAAAGCGGCCAAGTGAGACGATTCGACGCCTCTTGTAAACTCACCTTGAGAGCCCTGTTAAATGGCCGAGTTGGTTTTGTATCCCACAAATACCCAAATATTGAACGTGTTGTAAGCATGCTTCGCTTCACTTGTTTGCCAACTTGCGCAACAAGTGCTGTCACTCCTTgtcaaaataattcaaattgatGTGTTGTTAATGTCGTTCGGGCGAGTGCTCAACCTGCCGCCACTGAAGTAGCCCTTCAAAGTGCTCGAGTGGTGGCCAAGTTCTGGCCGGGATTCTCCTGAAAGGCGAAACCACAAACTTATTCGGCTGCTCAGCCTTAATTAgtaatggaaaatgtttagcaaatgttggcaaaatgttttgtgaCTGATGGGCTGTTTcttttacatatatgtagtggattaaattttatatgttgttatgttatgttataaAGATATAGGTTAAAGTAAAGAGATTTACCGAATCAAAGGTATGATGGAgtgttttgtttcttaaaataaatcattaaaagTGTTGCTTATATCAACCTTCAAAGTTCGATGCTTATGAAACTGCAACTGGGCACTGATTCACTTGACAGCAAACCGCTGCAAGTCATTCGCTTGTTGATTGACATAAATTTCGCCCGCTGACTAACCATAACAATACCCAAATCAGATTGAcagtttttgtattttttttggagGGGGTGGTGTTCTGAAACTGAAAAATCGCGGGCGTGCACGCGGCAGAAATATTCGGTAAaataacccaaaaaaaaattatgtatatatttttgccgATATGTAGGCAACATGAAAAGTTGCAAATAATTCAatacacaaataaatgaacaCGCAAAAGAAACGGCTTCAAAAACAACAGCCTGAAGGCGAAAGAGAAACATAAACAATGCATATAGCACCTGGCAGGTGTGAAAAATGGCGCATCGGCGGTGTGTGAATAACCTGGATCAAGGGAGGCAGCCGCAGAACCCTAAgcaattatgaaattaatagCCAACTAATTGGACGATTGAAAACAGTGAAGAAAATACAGCATTAAACAGCATTGAACTTAGTGTGAACAGTGACAAATTGGCGAGCTAACGACCTTGCGGATTGCGGATACTTTTCGCGGATCACCGAACTCTGTCCAGCTGCCTGTTGTGGCCATGAAGCACGAGAAGACCCTCGCCATGGCTGCTCCGCACAAGCAGCGCCATCCGGACAGCTCCGCCCACGTTCCACGTAGTCCCATAACCAAGGCCTTTGATTTCCTGCCCTGGACGCGAAGTCGCAGCAAGGTCAACATGACCAAGGTTCAAAGTCAGCCGGCGGAGCAGCAGGCCTCTGTTTCCACGGTTCCCCCTGCTGAGAAATCGTCGGAGGTGCACTATCACAAGAACATCTTCCGCAGTGGCGGTGGTCTCATCCGTGATATCCTGGTGGGAGATAAGAATCTGCAGCTTAAGGATAAGCCACCGCAATCTCCCGTTCCTTCGcacaaaaagaaacagaagcaCCTGTCGCGCAACAAAAGCTTGGATATTCGAGAACTTATTGGCTGTGTGGAGCGGGAGATGGCTCCTGCGACGGGAGGAGGTCCTGTGAGTCAGCCACCACGTTTCATAGATGACACCTACATAGACCACAAGCCCAAGCACATACTCTTCAATGACGATGAGAACACGGTGTACATTATAAAGAAGGAGCAGCCCGTGGCCAAGTCCAGTCACAAGGCCAGCAATTCCACATCCACTGCTGCCCAATCGAATGGAGATGTTCTGAAAGCGCGACTGAAGTTTAAGAGATTGCCCGGCGATCACTATGAAGCATCGCCGGAGGCGCTCCGACGCGCACATCTCCTCCACCAGCGATCCGAGCAGCGTCATCAGCTGCAGCGGCGCAAGAGTCTCAGCGATCAGCAGAGCAGCTCCAGCCTgagcagcggcggcggtggaggggGCAATGCTAATGGCAGCATTATGTTGGAACGCCCCAAAACCGATAAGCCGCGCAAGAAGCTATCGTTCCGGGAACCCATTATTGCCGGCGACCAAATACTACCACTCATACTCAGCGAACAGCGGCAGGCGAGACAGAGGCGTCGCAGCTCCCCCTTGGAGCGAAGCGGAGGGGGCTTAGCGATAGCGGACTGtgataatttatgcaataatCGCACAAAGGATGCAATTTCCTGCGGCTGTGCGACAAGCGATCCGGAGGTGGGTTCAATGCaacaacggggcgtatgcgtaatgtgcaGTAGCTGCTTAATTGCTGTCAGTGGGGAGTTGGCTGGGTGGGATTGTTATATCTTAGTGGCGCCGCCACTCTGCGTGGTATCcataatgcaattaaattaatccCCTTTCCTTACCATCTCTACGTCTTTTGCAGTCTCAGGCGATGCGCATCGTTCGCACCGTGGGACAAGCCTTTGAAGTGTGCCACAAATTTAATCTTCATAAGAATTCCCTGGAACCCAATGACGAACGCTCCGATATATCCTCATCGGAGCTGCTGGACGTGGAGCAGATCAGCGAGCAGCAGCTATCCGAGGATGGTGAACGCGGCGCCGGCGACAACGAGACGCCCAAGAAAGGTGAGTGTCGGCGGAAAATTCATTCGGTGTAAAATggaa
It contains:
- the LOC6737452 gene encoding uncharacterized protein LOC6737452 isoform X3; amino-acid sequence: MKHEKTLAMAAPHKQRHPDSSAHVPRSPITKAFDFLPWTRSRSKVNMTKVQSQPAEQQASVSTVPPAEKSSEVHYHKNIFRSGGGLIRDILVGDKNLQLKDKPPQSPVPSHKKKQKHLSRNKSLDIRELIGCVEREMAPATGGGPVSQPPRFIDDTYIDHKPKHILFNDDENTVYIIKKEQPVAKSSHKASNSTSTAAQSNGDVLKARLKFKRLPGDHYEASPEALRRAHLLHQRSEQRHQLQRRKSLSDQQSSSSLSSGGGGGGNANGSIMLERPKTDKPRKKLSFREPIIAGDQILPLILSEQRQARQRRRSSPLERSGGGLAIADCDNLCNNRTKDAISCGCATSDPESQAMRIVRTVGQAFEVCHKFNLHKNSLEPNDERSDISSSELLDVEQISEQQLSEDGERGAGDNETPKKEHLAITPDLNHTQPQRPNHLDIMPSHSSLRKSNSLLCDVDDKSPGSPSSPRSEITQLKDQLEAQALQTRQALGQLMLVREQLISETNARIEAQARTQQLLQQNRELLEHLASLGAYNEQQTAGLTSANIGMAPQLSSTAKVARWFQQLPWHTASLSRPESGFVSGDSRSEKYQEDHFYGGIAKETDDLCDEFLLVEGSSTIWTKLSAKKRRKLLGMRLGKVTTF